The window GGCCTTGAGCATCGCGGCCCGCAGTTCTTGTTTGCCGCACACGTCATTCACAGCCCAGACCAAGCCCGGCCAGGGCGTTTAAAGTCAGGGGGGACGAATCCCCGTGCAGGTAGCGGTAGTAACCGGCGCAGGCGACCATGGCCGCGTTGTCGGTGCAGAATACGGGCGGCGGCACGGTGACGCCGAAACCCTCTGCCGCCGCCCGCCGCTCCAACTCCCGGGCCAGCACGCGGTTGGCGGCCACCCCGCCGGCCAGCAGGATGCGGGCCGGGCGGTGGACTCGCGCCGCGGCCAGTACCTTGTCCACCAGCACGCCCACCACCGCCTCCTGAAAACCGGCCGCCACGTCGGCCTCGGCCACTTTCCGGCCCTCGCGCCGCGCCCGGTCCAGGTAGTTGATCACCGCCGTTTTCAGGCCGCTGAAGCTGAAGTCCAGGGTGCCCTCCTCCAGGTAGGCGCGGGGAAAAGGCACCGCCTCCGGGTCCCCCTCCCGGGCCAGCTTTTCGATGAGCGGGCCGCCCGGATAACCCAGTTCCAGGACCCGGGCCACCTTGTCGAAGGCCTCGCCCGCGGCGTCATCACGGGTACGACCCAGAAGACGGTACTCGCCGAGCCGCGTGATGAGCACAAGATCGGTGTGCCCGCCGGATACGATCAGGCAGAGCAGGGGAAAGGGCAGGTCGGGTGCTACCAGAAAGTTCGCGTAAATGTGGGCCTCCAGGTGGTTGATGCCGAACAGGGGGATGTCCAGTGCATAGGCGATGGTCTTGGCCGCCATCAACCCCACCAAAAGCGACCCGGCCAGACCCGGGCCGTAGGTGACCGCGACCCCGTCGAGATCCCGGAAAGAGACATCGGCTTCCTCCAGCGCCTGCCGGATGACGGGGTTTATGCTCTCCAGGTGGCGGCGGGAGGCCACCTCGGGGACGACACCGCCGAACTTGCCGTGCAGGTCAAACTGCGAAGCGATGGTGTTGGAACGGACCAGATGACCGTTCTCCACCACCGCCGCCGCAGTCTCGTCGCAGGAGGTTTCCACGCCCAGCAAGATCACGCTCATGGGTTTAGTTTACCAAACCGGGAACCCCTTTACAATTAAACAATTAAGATAAAAAGACCGTTTGTCTGTCGCGGCCGCTCCCCGAAACGGTTTTCGGTACTTATCTGCCCGTCCCCGGGCGTCCCCAGCTTCGAGCGCTACTTGTCGCCCTTGGCCTTCATTTCCCTTCTCTCAACATCGTGCCTGGCCATGCGAGCGAACAGGGAGGCCAGAGTCTGCCTTTCATTTTCGGATTATGTCTTTCCAGGCGGGCCATCCCGATTCGATTTTTACCGACTTCTCCTCCGGTTTAAAGTCTCTTCCTAGTTTTGCGTCGCCGGGGATCCTTTATGCGATATGGAACCGTTTTTTGCCCTTTTACGCGTTGAACAAAATTTTTTACTAGTAAGTTGCTTTTTACTGTTAACTGGGGTATACTGATACTGCCTCTAAAGGTTTCAACCTTGTGGTGGATCACCGAAAAGCTATCTCTTCCCGGGGGGAGCTCGTCAGGTGGACCCAGGTGGACTTTGGAGAGACTCAATAATCTGAGGGGAGATACTTTTCGTGTTCCAGGACAAGACACTGCAGTGCAGAGACTGTGGGGCTGACTTCGTGTTCACCGTCGGTGAGCAAGAGTTCTACGCCGACAAGGGTTTCGAGAATCTGCCGGCCCGGTGCCCGGAGTGCCGTGCGGCCAGAAGGCAGAACCGCAGAGGTTTCGGCGGGCAGCCTCGGCAAATGTACCCGGCGGTCTGTGCAAGCTGCGGGGTGGAAACCGAGGTTCCTTTCGAGCCGACCGGTGTGAAGCCCGTTTATTGCAGGGATTGCTTCCAGGCCAACCGTCAGTACGGCAGCCGGTAAGCATTATCCGACAGAAAAAAATGACATTTTGACTCGACTGACCGGCGCCAATGGTACCGGTCTTTATTTTTTAAATTTTTAAGCCCCCGCGCGTAGGCGGGGGCTCCGGCATGGAAGAGGCGGCGAACTATCATTAGTATGCCCCCTCCCAGAAATTTATCCGCCGGGCCAGAACCAATACCGCGCCGTCCCGGCGGTGCACCCGTCCCGTCACCTCCACCGGCTCGGAAGCGGTGAACAAAATCCAGCCGCTTTCCGACTTTAAAGTCGCTTTAAACCACTTTGCGGCCTGAAACGAGTTGTTACATCCATTGTCGAAACGGCAAGATCTAAACGTAAATAGCAGTAAGAACGCGTGCCACCGCTAAAAAAATTACCCCCTGGGTCCAGGAGGCACCCTGCCAACCAACCGGCCCGTTCTATTTCAGGAAGGTCCGCTTCAGGTCGTCTTTCCACATGATGATGGCGTCCTCGTTGTTGTCCTGGTAGTACTTGGGGCGGATGCCGCGCTCCTCGAATCCGAGATCCTTGTACAGGTGCCGGGCGGGCTGGTTCGAGGGGCGCACCTCCAGGGTCATCCGTTTCGCCCCCCGGAGCACGGCCCGGCGCATCAACTCCAGCATCAGGCCCCGGCCGATACCCCGGTCCCGGTAAATCGGGTGTACGGCGACGTTGGTGATGTGGGCGTCGTCCAGCACCATCCACATGCCCCCGTAACCCACCACTTTGTGATTCACAACGGCCACCACATATTCGGCCAGTTCATTGTAAAGGATCTCAAACTCAAAGGTCTGCCGGGGCCAGGGAGTAGGAAAGGAGTACTCCTCGATGACCAAAACCTGGTCCAGATGCTGCAAGGTCAGGTTGTCAAACCGCACTCCGGGCAGGGGCCGGGACGTCATCGCCAACTCTCCTCACCCCCCGCTTTCTGCTGCCAGACCAGTTCGGCCGCCGGCGGGCTGATGTACTCCGGGACGAGGGAGAAGGCCTCCCGGCCCCGGCCCTCCCGCAGCGCTTCACGCCCTACCCAGGCGACCACCGCACCCCGCGGGTAATTACCCGCCGGGGTGCAGAAGCGGGCCCTTTCGCCCAGTTCGCCCCGGATCAGGTCGTCGTACAACTCCGCACCCTCGCCGACAAACACCTGGGGCTCGGCGGCGTCTTTAATAATCCCAAGCAACCGGCCGATTTCCAGCGCGGCCGGCGGGAACACGTTGTCCGGGGCCCCGCCCCCGCAATCGTAGAGGGCGGCGTAGACCTCGCCGCGGCGCGCCGGCACCAGCGCCCAGACCCGCCGGGCCCCACAAAGCGGGTACACCAGCACATCCAGCGAGGACACACCCACCACCGGAATATCAAGGACCTGGGCCAGGGTTCGGGCCGTGGTCAGGCCGACCCGTAGGCCGGTAAAGGAACCGGGACCGGCGGAAACAGCCACGCCGTCCAGGTTCCCCTTCAACAGACCGGCATCGTCCAACAGCTCCTCAATCAGCGGCAGCAACCGCACGGAATGGATTTTTTGTCCGCGGACCGACCGCTCGGCCAAAACCCCGTCCGAGCCGGCGAGACCGACGGTGCAAAACGGTCCCGAGGTATCGATACCCAGGACGTTCATAGCTTCCGTTTCAACTCCTCCACCAAGGCGCGGTAACGGGCGCCCCGCGGCACAAAACTTAACCGGCGTTTGTTCTCGCCGCCGTAGTCGAGCACGATGTCGAGACGCTCGGCGGGCAGGGCCGGGTCCACCCGGTCGGCCCATTCCACCAGGACCACCCCGTCGCCGGCGAGGTACTCCTCCGCGCCCAACAGGTTCAGGTCTGCGGGTCCGTGCAGGCGGTAGGCGTCAAAGTGGTAAAACGGCACCCGCCCCCGGTACTCCCGGATCAGAATGAAGGTCGGGCTGACCACCGCTTCGGTCACCCCAAGCCCCCGGGCCACGCCTTGGGCCAGTGCCGTCTTGCCGGCCCCCAGCGGACCGTAGATGCAAATCAAATCACCCGGCTCCAAGAGCCGGCCGAGTTCCTCGCCCACCTGCCGGGTCTTTTCCACCGCGTCCGTCGTCAGCGCCAGCGTCGTTTCTCTACGCATGTGCTTCACGGTTCGGTCCCGAAGGCGTCGTAACCCCCGGGAACCAGGGGGCGCCCAGCGCCCGCCGCGTCTTCGAGCCACAGCCCCTCTCCGGGACCGAGCACTTCCCCGATCCAGGTCACCGGCCAGCCCGCCGCCGCCATTTCTCTTTCCAGGCCGGCGGCCGCTCCGGGGCGCACCGTGAACAGGAGTTCGTAGTCCTCGCCCCCGAAGAGCGCCCACTCCAGGGGGTCTTTGCCGGTAAGGATTCCCAACCGCCGCACCTCCGGGGAGAGCGGCACCCGGTCGGCCAGGAGTCGCGCACCCACGCCGCCGGCCGTACAGATGTGGGCCACGGTCAAGGCTAAGCCGTCGCTGATGTCCTCGGCGGCGCTGACCACCCCGCTGGCGGCGAGCAAGCCGCCGGCCACCACCCGGGGTTCCGGGCTCAAGTGCGCTTTTTTCAACCGGTCTTCCACCTCCGGCGGGCAGGCCGGATGCGGGTTTTGAAACAAGAACAGCCCGGCAGCGCTCGCCCCCAGGCTGCCGGTGACGTAGAACAGGTCTCCCGACACGGCGCCCTTGCGGTACAGCACCCGCTCCCGCCCGGCGAGACCCAAAAGGGCCACTGTAATCACGAGCCCGTGCGGGTGACGTACGGTGTCGCCTCCGACCAGGGTAACGCCGTACCGGGCCGCTGTACCGGCGAGTCCCGCATACAAATCGTCGATGTCCGCCACCGCGGTTTCCGCCGGGGCCGCCAGGCTCACGACCGCATACACCGGCCGGCCGCCCATGGCAGCGACGTCACTCAGGTTTACAGCCATGGCCTTGGCGCCCAGATCCCGCATCGAGCCGTAGGCCCTGGAAAAATGAACTTCCTCCACCAGGGTGTCCACGGTGAACAGCAATAGTTCTTTACCGCCCAGATCGAGCACGGCGGCGTCGTCTCCGGCGCCCCGGACTACACCGGGGCCCCGGGCAAGCCGCCCGAGGAGCCGCTCCACCAGCCCCGACTCGCCGACATCCGCCAAGCGCATTACACAAACACCACCGCGGCGGGAAATCCCGCCATTATACCTAGAAGAACATTCTGGGAAAGAAGGCGGATTCCTTCGGGCATTTGAACGCCGCTCAAAATACATTATGCTCCGGGCCAGTTCGTTCTACCACGAACACAGAGTGCGGAAGACGTCGTTTTTCGGGCCTGCACCGGGCCTAGCAGTTCTCGTAGTCCTTACCCAGGTACTCTCCCACCAGCTTCATCGCGCAGAATTCCCCGCACATGGTGCAACCCGCGAATTTTTCCGGGTTCCGTTCGGTATGGTAGCGACGCGCCTTTTCGGGATCGATCGCCAACTCGATCTGCTTTTCCCAGTCCAGGGCCTTGCGGGCCCGGGACATCCTCTCGTCCCATTCCCGCGCGCCCGGAACCCTCTTCACCAGGTCGGCAGCGTGACCGGCGATCCGCGTGGCGATCACTCCCTCCCGGACATCCTCCACGGTGGGCAGGCCCAGGTGTTCAGCAGGGGTGACGTAGCAGAGGAAATCGGCCCCGGCCATCGCGGCCACCGCCCCCCCGATGGCGGCCGTGATGTGGTCGTACCCGGGAGCCACGTCGGTCACCAGGGGACCCAGGACGTAAAAGGGCGCCCCCTTGCAAAGCCGCTTCTGCAGTTGCACGTTCATAATGATCTGGTCCAGGGGCACGTGCCCCGGCCCCTCGACGAAAACCTGTACTCCCGCCTCCCGGCAACGGTCGACAAGCTCACCAAGAATCAAAAGTTCCTGGACCTGGGCCCGGTCGGTGGCGTCGGCCTGACAGCCCGGCCGCATCCCGTCCCCCAGGCTTAAGGCCACGTCGTAGGCCAGGCAGATTTCGAGCAGGCGGTCAAACTCCTTGTAAAACGGGTTTTCCCGGTCGTTGTGCAGCATCCAGCCGGTGAGGAAGGAGCCTCCACGGCTGACGATGTCCGTCAGGCGTCCCTGCTTTCGGAGCCGGTCCAGACTCTCCAGGGTCACCCCGGCATGAATGGTGAAAAAGTCCACGCCGTCCTTGGCCTGACGTTCAACCACTTCGAACAATTCATCCTCGCGCATGGCGACGATGGCCCCGTACCGCTCTTTGGCCTCGATCGCCGCCTGGTAAATCGGCACCGTACCCACCGGCACCGGGCAGGACGCCAGAATCTCCCGCCGGCACCGGTCCAGGTCGCCGCCCGTACTCAGGTCCATCACCGCGTCGGCACCGGCGTCCAGGGCCACCCGGAGTTTCACCCGGTGATCGTCCAGCGCGGACTGCTTCGGGGAGGTGCCAATATTGGCGTTCACCTTGGTCCGTAGTCCGGTCCCGATTCCGACGGCCTTCAGGTTCTTCCGCCGCATGTTCGCCGGAATGACGATGGTGCCCGCCGCCACCCCCTGAAGAACCGGCTCCACAGGGTAGCCCTCATCCCGGGCCACCTGTTCCATCTCGGGCGTGACCGTGCCCTGCCAGGCCGCCAGCATCTGGTTCATTCAATGATCCCCCCATACTTCATTAATCGCTTCGCAAAGAGCGGCGGCAGCCAGATTCGGATCGGGCGCCCCCGCCACCGCGCGCACCACTGCCACCCTCCGGAACCCCGCCCGGAGCACCTCTTTGATGTTTGACAGGTCTATGCCCCCGATGGCCACGGAGGGCAGGTCCACTCCAGCGGCCAACTCCGACAGCCGGGACAGGCTCACGGCGCGGGCCTCCGGCTTGGTTGCCGTGGGAAACACCGCTCCGAGGCCGACGTAGTCCGCGCCCTGCTCCCAAGCCTCACGGGCTTGCGCCGGGCTGTGGACGGAAACCCCGATCAGCTTTCCAAGGCCGAGCAAGCGACGCGCGGCCTCCACCGGCAGGTCGTCCTGCCCCAGGTGCACCCCGTCGGCGTCGACCGCCGCGGCTACGTCCACCCGGTCGTTGACCAGAAAGAGCGCCCCCGCTGACCGGACCACCGCGCACAGTTCGGCGGCCAGCGCCGTCAGCTCCCGGGTTTCCATGTTTTTTTCCCGCAGCTGGAAGGCTCCCGCTCCGCCGGCCACGGCCGCCCGCACCACCTCCACCAGAGGCCGCCCCCCGGTGTCCGCGCGCCCAGCCACCAGGTAGAGCCGGACCCGGTCAAAGGCGGCTTTACGCCCCCAAGCGGCGGAAGTGAGGGTCCACTCCCGCTCGGCCGCATAGAGGGCGAACCGGAACTCCTTGAAGTGTCGGGCCGGTGCCGGGTCCGCTTCCCGGGACAGTTCCTCCAGCACCCGGGCGGCCTCCTGCGCCCGCTTCCAGCCGGCCCCGGCGGCGGCAAAGATATTATCACGGGGACGGTTCTCCGGGGCCGGCGCCCCGACATCCCCCGAAATGTCCCGCGCCGCGAGCAGCGCCAGGCGGCCGCCGGGAAAGGCTTCTTCCAGGACTGAGAGCCGATGCCGCAGTTCCTTGATTCTCGCGGTCAACCCGGGGTCCGCCAATACGAAACGGCAGGCTTCCTCCACCACCCGGAGGCCCTCCCTGGCCCGGTTAAAGTTCACGTCGGCGATCCGGCAGATTTCCCGCAAAGAACATCACTCCCTGAGAACATTCAAACCCCCGGGAGGGGGGTAAATCAAAAAAGCTAACCACCCATTCCCTCCGCTGGCATGACCCAGGTCAGGTTCCAAGGGTAAAGCGCGCGCACGCTTTTCTCAGCCCGTTTCCGGGCACCCCCATGGGTAACCGGTTTGGTCTTTATTCTCAGTCTAAGGCGTCAAATCCTGCACCGGCAAGATGAAGCGGCACCCTAAAAGTGCATCCCGGGATTTACCGCCGCCGTTCCCCGTTGGCCAACAGTTCCGCGCCCTTGTTTATGTCTATTATAGCGCATTGCGTTATCCACGCCACTAAGAGCTGAGACGCCCGTCAGAGCGCTATCCAGGAAAGCGCGGAACGGCTGGGGGAAAAACCTGATGAAGGCCTGTCCAAAGAGTCTTTAGCGGTCGGCCGTATAGACGAGCCGGCCCTTGATGTACACCCTTTCCACCCGGCTGCGGACGTCGAAGAAGTCCCCGTCCATTATGACCACGTCCGCTTCTTTTCCGGGCTCCAGGGTCCCTAAACGGTCTGCGAGACCCAGTACGGCGGCGGCGTCCGCGGTCACCGCCCGCAGGGCGCGCTCCTCGCTGAGTCCGCCCCGGACGGTCAGGGCCGCCGAAAGCCCCAGGTACTGGACCGGCACTGCGGGGTGGTCGGTCATCACCGCGAACCGCACCCCGGCCTCGGCTAACCGGGCGGCTGTCTCTAGCGATTTGTGCCGCATTTCCACCTTCGGCCGGTTCACCAGGAGCGGCCCCAGGACCACGGGGATGTCTTCCTGCACCAGCATGTCGGCCACCCGGTCGGCCTCGGTGCCGTGCTCAATCACCAGGTCGAGGTTGAATTCACGCGCGATCCGCACGGCGGTCAGGATGTCGTCGGCCCGGTGGGCGTGGACCCGCAGGGGAATTTCCCGCCGCAGCACGCGGGCCAAGGCTTCCAACTTCAGGTCCCTGTCCGGCGGGTCGCCGTCGCCCCTTCCGGCCCGCTCCAACTTGCGGATGTACTCGGCGCCCTGCACCAGGGCGGTGCGCAGAAGGGCCGCGCTGGCCATCCTGGTCACCGGTGCCTTCCGTTCCTTGCCGTAGGCCCGTTTGGGGTTTTCACCCAGGGCCGCTTTCAGGCCGGCCGGGAAGCGGACCAGCATCTGTTCCACCGTCTTTCCCGCCGTCTTCAGGATGACCATCTCGCCACCGATGACGTTCGCGCTGCCCGGCGTGGTGCAAAGGGTAGTGACTCCCCCGGCTAGAGCGTCGGTAAACCCGAGATCCTCCGGGTAAACACCGTCGATGGCCCGCAGCTGGGGCGTGACCGGGTCGGAGTACTCGTTCCCGTCGTTCCCTTCCTCGCGGAAGATTTCTTCCATAATCCCGACGTGGCAGTGCGGTTCAATCAACCCCGGGAGCACCAGCTTGCCCGCGGCCTCCAGCACCTCAGCCCCGTCCGGCACCCCTATTCCGGCGCCCACCGCCTTGATCAGCCCGCCCTCGATCAGCACCGTCCCCGACGGGATGTCCCTTCCGGCCATGGTGAGAATGCGCCCGTTTGTAATGGCCAACATCTTGCATCGCCTCCTACGGGATAGTTTGCTTCCGGACGGCCGTTTCCTGCAGCGGTTTTTCACCCCAGGCGTGGTGGGCCGCCTCGACCAGCGCGGCGAAAAGGTTCAAGAACACCGGATGGCGTTCGTACATGCTTTCGGGGTGGAACTGCACTCCAAGCACAAAGGCCGGACCGGTCCCCTCCACAGCCTCAATAATCCCGTCCCCCGCCTGGGCCGAAACGGAGAAGCCGGGCGCCAGGCGCCGGACGGCCTGGTGGTGCAGGCTGTTCACCCGCAAGGCGCCCTCCCCCAGAATCCGGGCCAATAACGAGCCGGGCCGCACGTGCAGCCGGTGGGTCGGGTGCCACCGGGGCGCCTCCTGGTAGTGCTTGATCCGGGCCCCCGCCCGGGACACATCCTGGTGAATGTCGCCGCCGGCGGCGATGTTTAGCACCTGCATTCCCCGGCAGATGCCGAGAACGGGCCGGCCCGCGTGCAGAACCCGCCGGACCAGGGCGATTTCGAAGAGGTCCCGCTCCGGGGTGATTATGCCGGTGTCGGGGAGCGGTTCCTCACCGAAGAACACCGGGTCCACATCCCCGCCCCCGGCCAGAAGAATACCGTCCACCAGTTCGACCATACGCCCCACGCCGAGCCCTGGACTGAGCGGGGGCAGCAAAACCGGAACCCCCCCCGCCTGCTCCACGGCCCGAAAGTAAGACTCGGGCAAAAAAACCTGTCCGTGCTCGTGTTCCTGGAGACAGGTGATTCCAATCACGGTCAAGGTTAAAACCTCCCCGGGGTCTTTCTTTTTTCATTTATGCCTGAACCGCCGGCAACATAATCAAAAACTCAACCGCACCCGGACACCGGCAGGCTCTCCGACCGGACCATCGCCACCGACACGCTCATTGCCCACAAGTGCGGCGCCGTCAGCGCCATGCGGGGGGCTCTGGAGACGGCCGATCCCGACCTGCGGCAGTTCCTCACCCAAGCGGTCAGCGACAGCAACATGGCCTACGAAATCTTCCACTGGATGAACCGGAAGGGTTTCTATCAGGTACCGGTGATGGACCAAAACACGATGCAGCACATGCAGCACATGTACTCCCCCACCACCGCGCCGGGTGGGGGTATGGTCGGCCCCCAAGGGCCGTTCGTCTAGAACCCCTTCAAAGAAAGAGGACTGAAAAATGGGGACTGTCCCCCTTTTCCCCGGGACTGTCCCCATTTTTGACCCATTCTTGAATATCAGTGAATCCGGAATTCAGAATAGAAAACAGCTGTTTTAAGCTATGGTAAGTTATGGTCCTGACCCTTAACTTGCTTAAAACTTGGTCAGGTACTCCTCCAGCTCCCACGGGTGGATCTGGCACCGGTACCGGTCCCACTCGATCCGCTTGGCCTCCAGGTACCGGTTGAACACGTGTTCCCCCAAGGCCCGGCGCATCAGCGCACTTCCCTGGAGTTCCCCCAGCGCCTCCCGTAAGTCCTCGGGCAAAACCCCGATGTTCAGTTCCCGCCGCTCCTCCTCGGTCATGACGTAGATGTTCTGGTCACAGGGCGGGGGCGGGGCCGTCCTTTTCTTGATGCCGTCCAGCCCGGCCTGGAGGCAGACGGCCAGCGCCAGGTAAGGGTTGCAGGCCGGATCGGGGCTGCGCAGCTCAATCCGGGTGGACATGCCCCGTTTGGCCGGGATACGAATCAGAGGGCTGCGGTTGCGGTTGGACCAGGCGATGTACACCGGCGCTTCATATCCGGTAATCAGCCGCTTGTAGGAGTTAACCGTCGGGTTCAATACGGCAGCCATCGCCCGGGCGTGTTCCAGGAGGCCCCCGATGTAGTACAGGCATTCCGTACTGAGCTGGGTTTCGGTCGCCGGATCGTAAAAGGCGTTCACCCCGTTCCGGACCAGCGACTGGTTCAGGTGCATCCCCGAACCGGCCACGCCGAACAGGGGTTTGGGCATGAAAGTGGCGTGCAGCCCGTGGCGCTGGGCCACCACGCGGACCACAAACTTGAAGGTCAGGATCTTGTCGGCAACATCCAGGGCATCGTCATACTTGAAGTCAATCTCGTGCTGCCCGGGAGCAACTTCGTGGTGGGAGGCCTCGATTTCGAAGCCGAGTTTTTGCAGGGTCAAAACCATGTCCCGGCGTGCCTGCTCACCGT is drawn from Candidatus Desulforudis audaxviator MP104C and contains these coding sequences:
- a CDS encoding spore coat protein, with protein sequence MATDTLIAHKCGAVSAMRGALETADPDLRQFLTQAVSDSNMAYEIFHWMNRKGFYQVPVMDQNTMQHMQHMYSPTTAPGGGMVGPQGPFV
- a CDS encoding thiamine phosphate synthase, which encodes MREICRIADVNFNRAREGLRVVEEACRFVLADPGLTARIKELRHRLSVLEEAFPGGRLALLAARDISGDVGAPAPENRPRDNIFAAAGAGWKRAQEAARVLEELSREADPAPARHFKEFRFALYAAEREWTLTSAAWGRKAAFDRVRLYLVAGRADTGGRPLVEVVRAAVAGGAGAFQLREKNMETRELTALAAELCAVVRSAGALFLVNDRVDVAAAVDADGVHLGQDDLPVEAARRLLGLGKLIGVSVHSPAQAREAWEQGADYVGLGAVFPTATKPEARAVSLSRLSELAAGVDLPSVAIGGIDLSNIKEVLRAGFRRVAVVRAVAGAPDPNLAAAALCEAINEVWGDH
- a CDS encoding gamma-glutamyl-gamma-aminobutyrate hydrolase family protein translates to MIGITCLQEHEHGQVFLPESYFRAVEQAGGVPVLLPPLSPGLGVGRMVELVDGILLAGGGDVDPVFFGEEPLPDTGIITPERDLFEIALVRRVLHAGRPVLGICRGMQVLNIAAGGDIHQDVSRAGARIKHYQEAPRWHPTHRLHVRPGSLLARILGEGALRVNSLHHQAVRRLAPGFSVSAQAGDGIIEAVEGTGPAFVLGVQFHPESMYERHPVFLNLFAALVEAAHHAWGEKPLQETAVRKQTIP
- the thiC gene encoding phosphomethylpyrimidine synthase ThiC; this encodes MNQMLAAWQGTVTPEMEQVARDEGYPVEPVLQGVAAGTIVIPANMRRKNLKAVGIGTGLRTKVNANIGTSPKQSALDDHRVKLRVALDAGADAVMDLSTGGDLDRCRREILASCPVPVGTVPIYQAAIEAKERYGAIVAMREDELFEVVERQAKDGVDFFTIHAGVTLESLDRLRKQGRLTDIVSRGGSFLTGWMLHNDRENPFYKEFDRLLEICLAYDVALSLGDGMRPGCQADATDRAQVQELLILGELVDRCREAGVQVFVEGPGHVPLDQIIMNVQLQKRLCKGAPFYVLGPLVTDVAPGYDHITAAIGGAVAAMAGADFLCYVTPAEHLGLPTVEDVREGVIATRIAGHAADLVKRVPGAREWDERMSRARKALDWEKQIELAIDPEKARRYHTERNPEKFAGCTMCGEFCAMKLVGEYLGKDYENC
- the tsaD gene encoding tRNA (adenosine(37)-N6)-threonylcarbamoyltransferase complex transferase subunit TsaD, producing the protein MSVILLGVETSCDETAAAVVENGHLVRSNTIASQFDLHGKFGGVVPEVASRRHLESINPVIRQALEEADVSFRDLDGVAVTYGPGLAGSLLVGLMAAKTIAYALDIPLFGINHLEAHIYANFLVAPDLPFPLLCLIVSGGHTDLVLITRLGEYRLLGRTRDDAAGEAFDKVARVLELGYPGGPLIEKLAREGDPEAVPFPRAYLEEGTLDFSFSGLKTAVINYLDRARREGRKVAEADVAAGFQEAVVGVLVDKVLAAARVHRPARILLAGGVAANRVLARELERRAAAEGFGVTVPPPVFCTDNAAMVACAGYYRYLHGDSSPLTLNALAGLGLGCE
- the glnA gene encoding type I glutamate--ammonia ligase; translation: MNHYSTEDVRLLAKEHKVEFVRLQFTDIFGVLKNVAITVDQLDKALNNELMFDGSSIEGFVRIEESDMYLRPDPNTFVVFPWQAQDGAVARLICDIYNPDGTPFEGDPRYVLRRAVAEAAALGYTMYVGPEAEFFLFHVDKEGAPTTQTHDRAGYFDLAPVDHGEQARRDMVLTLQKLGFEIEASHHEVAPGQHEIDFKYDDALDVADKILTFKFVVRVVAQRHGLHATFMPKPLFGVAGSGMHLNQSLVRNGVNAFYDPATETQLSTECLYYIGGLLEHARAMAAVLNPTVNSYKRLITGYEAPVYIAWSNRNRSPLIRIPAKRGMSTRIELRSPDPACNPYLALAVCLQAGLDGIKKRTAPPPPCDQNIYVMTEEERRELNIGVLPEDLREALGELQGSALMRRALGEHVFNRYLEAKRIEWDRYRCQIHPWELEEYLTKF
- a CDS encoding zinc-ribbon domain containing protein codes for the protein MFQDKTLQCRDCGADFVFTVGEQEFYADKGFENLPARCPECRAARRQNRRGFGGQPRQMYPAVCASCGVETEVPFEPTGVKPVYCRDCFQANRQYGSR
- a CDS encoding amidohydrolase; this translates as MLAITNGRILTMAGRDIPSGTVLIEGGLIKAVGAGIGVPDGAEVLEAAGKLVLPGLIEPHCHVGIMEEIFREEGNDGNEYSDPVTPQLRAIDGVYPEDLGFTDALAGGVTTLCTTPGSANVIGGEMVILKTAGKTVEQMLVRFPAGLKAALGENPKRAYGKERKAPVTRMASAALLRTALVQGAEYIRKLERAGRGDGDPPDRDLKLEALARVLRREIPLRVHAHRADDILTAVRIAREFNLDLVIEHGTEADRVADMLVQEDIPVVLGPLLVNRPKVEMRHKSLETAARLAEAGVRFAVMTDHPAVPVQYLGLSAALTVRGGLSEERALRAVTADAAAVLGLADRLGTLEPGKEADVVIMDGDFFDVRSRVERVYIKGRLVYTADR
- the rimI gene encoding ribosomal protein S18-alanine N-acetyltransferase, with the protein product MTSRPLPGVRFDNLTLQHLDQVLVIEEYSFPTPWPRQTFEFEILYNELAEYVVAVVNHKVVGYGGMWMVLDDAHITNVAVHPIYRDRGIGRGLMLELMRRAVLRGAKRMTLEVRPSNQPARHLYKDLGFEERGIRPKYYQDNNEDAIIMWKDDLKRTFLK
- the thiL gene encoding thiamine-phosphate kinase, which translates into the protein MRLADVGESGLVERLLGRLARGPGVVRGAGDDAAVLDLGGKELLLFTVDTLVEEVHFSRAYGSMRDLGAKAMAVNLSDVAAMGGRPVYAVVSLAAPAETAVADIDDLYAGLAGTAARYGVTLVGGDTVRHPHGLVITVALLGLAGRERVLYRKGAVSGDLFYVTGSLGASAAGLFLFQNPHPACPPEVEDRLKKAHLSPEPRVVAGGLLAASGVVSAAEDISDGLALTVAHICTAGGVGARLLADRVPLSPEVRRLGILTGKDPLEWALFGGEDYELLFTVRPGAAAGLEREMAAAGWPVTWIGEVLGPGEGLWLEDAAGAGRPLVPGGYDAFGTEP
- the tsaE gene encoding tRNA (adenosine(37)-N6)-threonylcarbamoyltransferase complex ATPase subunit type 1 TsaE; translated protein: MRRETTLALTTDAVEKTRQVGEELGRLLEPGDLICIYGPLGAGKTALAQGVARGLGVTEAVVSPTFILIREYRGRVPFYHFDAYRLHGPADLNLLGAEEYLAGDGVVLVEWADRVDPALPAERLDIVLDYGGENKRRLSFVPRGARYRALVEELKRKL
- the tsaB gene encoding tRNA (adenosine(37)-N6)-threonylcarbamoyltransferase complex dimerization subunit type 1 TsaB, coding for MNVLGIDTSGPFCTVGLAGSDGVLAERSVRGQKIHSVRLLPLIEELLDDAGLLKGNLDGVAVSAGPGSFTGLRVGLTTARTLAQVLDIPVVGVSSLDVLVYPLCGARRVWALVPARRGEVYAALYDCGGGAPDNVFPPAALEIGRLLGIIKDAAEPQVFVGEGAELYDDLIRGELGERARFCTPAGNYPRGAVVAWVGREALREGRGREAFSLVPEYISPPAAELVWQQKAGGEESWR